A portion of the Pedobacter cryoconitis genome contains these proteins:
- a CDS encoding TolC family protein yields MNKYLLYSLVFLLFCCTTTVIAQDTLSLENAISTALKNNYDIRLVNNEIQIAKNNLNAGNAGMLPGLAGTFSNGGSRQNTVQTPATGPERKSSGVRSTNLSYGVALDWTVFDGFQMFANYDRLKELQKQGEVNGKLTILNTVSDVVAAYYALVRQQQLVLATDSALKISRLRVTIADNKLKIGRGSRLDVLSAKVDYNTDTTLYLQQKNILNTSRITLNQLMARDLNIVFAVNERLNMENDLKLADLELSMERLNPTLQNALINKKIAALSLKQVKGQRYPTVAVNSGYEFSRSTSPTGFNQKFRANGLTYGLTASLNIFNGFLQRQNERNAKVQLNSTELSLDKTKQDISALLNATYQNYITNLDLLKVETGNVDLAKQNLDITFEKYRLGSISPLELREAQRNSINAIIRFLDAQYQAKLTEINLKEISGTLNIQ; encoded by the coding sequence ATGAATAAGTATCTCTTATATAGTTTAGTTTTCCTGCTATTCTGCTGCACAACAACAGTAATAGCTCAGGACACACTCAGCTTAGAAAACGCAATCAGTACGGCATTGAAGAACAATTATGACATAAGATTGGTCAACAATGAAATACAGATCGCCAAAAACAACCTGAATGCCGGAAACGCTGGCATGCTTCCCGGACTTGCGGGAACTTTTAGCAATGGGGGCAGCAGACAAAATACAGTTCAAACTCCGGCAACCGGCCCGGAGAGAAAATCCAGTGGGGTACGCAGTACAAACCTAAGTTATGGTGTTGCATTGGACTGGACAGTTTTTGATGGATTTCAGATGTTTGCCAATTATGACCGGTTAAAGGAGTTACAAAAGCAGGGTGAAGTGAATGGTAAGTTGACGATACTGAATACTGTTTCTGATGTAGTTGCTGCTTATTATGCTTTGGTCAGACAGCAGCAGTTGGTATTGGCAACCGACAGTGCACTGAAAATCTCCAGGTTAAGGGTAACGATAGCGGATAATAAGTTAAAGATAGGACGCGGTTCCAGATTGGATGTTTTGAGTGCAAAGGTAGACTACAATACAGATACGACGTTATATCTGCAGCAGAAAAACATCCTGAATACTTCGAGAATTACACTGAATCAGTTGATGGCCAGAGATCTGAATATTGTATTTGCAGTAAATGAACGGTTGAATATGGAGAATGACTTGAAATTGGCCGATCTGGAGTTATCAATGGAGCGTCTGAATCCAACTTTGCAGAATGCTTTAATCAACAAAAAGATTGCTGCATTGAGTTTGAAACAGGTTAAGGGACAGCGCTATCCTACGGTAGCTGTCAATAGTGGTTATGAGTTTTCAAGAAGTACGAGCCCAACAGGATTTAATCAGAAGTTCAGGGCCAATGGGCTTACTTATGGTTTAACAGCAAGTCTCAATATTTTCAATGGTTTTTTGCAGCGGCAGAATGAGCGTAATGCGAAGGTACAGCTGAATTCTACGGAATTAAGCCTGGACAAAACAAAGCAGGATATAAGTGCTTTGCTGAATGCCACCTACCAGAATTACATAACTAATCTTGATTTGTTAAAGGTGGAAACCGGAAATGTCGATTTGGCTAAACAGAATCTTGATATTACTTTTGAAAAGTACCGTTTAGGTAGTATAAGTCCACTGGAATTGCGGGAAGCACAGCGCAATTCTATAAATGCGATTATCCGTTTTCTGGATGCGCAATATCAGGC
- a CDS encoding efflux RND transporter permease subunit — protein sequence MSISTTSIKRPVLAIVMNLMILLFGVIGYNFLGVREFPNIDPTVVSVRTSYPGANSDIIESQITEPLEKSINGIDGIRNMSSSSNQGSSTITIEFNLGKNIEEAANDVRDKVSQATRNLPKDIDGNPVVSKADANSDAIITMTIQSDKRNQLELSDYAENVIAERIQTIPGVSSVQIQGQKKYAMRIRIDPNKLAAYGLTSQDIVTALDNENVELPSGKITGANTELTVKTLGKLTNEKEFNDLIIKNDGNNVIQLKDVGFAEMGPENEETLLRESGKPMVAVALIPQPGANYLDISKEFEKRFARLKNDIPKDIKLNVSLDNTRFIKNSVTEVAETIILSLVLVILIIYLFFRDWAIAIRPLIDIPVSLVFTFFIMYIFGFSINVLSLLAIVLATGLVVDDGIVVTENIFKKVEEGYSPFEAAIKGSNEIFFAVISISITLAAVFLPVVFLQGFVGRLFREFGIVIGAAVLISAFVSLTLTPMLNAYLMKKTGHKKSRFYEWSEPYFVMLNENYAKNLNKFLDKRWLAIPIIVACVGLIVLFWKILPKETAPYDDRSAINMSITTPEGASYDYTDRFIMKIAKMVEDSIPEKNVNITITSPSFGGSGAVNSGFVRMGLVDPELRGRSQEEIAAQLTRITRKYTEGKVLVTQQPTISVGRRGGLPISYIIQAQNFDKLREKVPQFMDEVSKDPTFTVSDVNLKFNKPEINLTIDRDKARNLGVSVSAIAQTLQLGLSGQRFSYFFMNGKQYQVIGQFDRGNRKDPLDLSSVYVRNDKGELIQVDNLVSAKEESSPPQLYRNNRFTAATVSAGLAPGKSIGDGIAAMDRIRDKILDETFSTDLSGESRDFQESSSNTMFAFGLALLLVYLILSAQFESFKDPIIIIMTVPMAVAGAFLSLWLFGQSWNIFSQIGTIMLIGLVTKNGILIVEFANQLKENGKSVHDAIREASVSRLRPILMTSLAIAIGALPIAMALGAAAKSRMGMGIVIVGGTTFSLVLTLFVIPSIYYYWSKEHKTNTDLQESLKAALAEENSPSA from the coding sequence ATGAGTATATCCACCACGAGTATAAAAAGACCCGTTCTGGCAATTGTAATGAACCTGATGATCCTGCTGTTCGGGGTTATTGGTTACAATTTTCTGGGTGTTAGGGAGTTCCCGAATATTGACCCGACTGTAGTTTCCGTAAGGACTTCTTATCCAGGTGCAAATTCTGACATTATTGAATCACAAATTACTGAGCCACTGGAGAAATCTATCAATGGTATTGACGGGATCAGAAACATGTCTTCTTCCAGTAATCAGGGAAGCAGCACCATTACCATAGAGTTCAATCTGGGTAAAAATATTGAAGAGGCGGCGAATGATGTGCGTGATAAAGTATCACAGGCTACCCGGAATCTACCCAAAGATATTGATGGAAATCCAGTAGTAAGCAAGGCAGATGCAAATTCGGACGCCATTATTACCATGACCATCCAGAGTGATAAAAGAAATCAGCTGGAATTGAGTGATTATGCAGAGAATGTAATCGCTGAGCGGATACAGACTATTCCGGGTGTAAGTAGTGTGCAGATACAGGGACAGAAAAAATATGCGATGAGAATTCGTATTGACCCGAATAAACTGGCTGCTTATGGTTTAACTTCTCAGGATATCGTTACTGCACTTGACAATGAAAATGTGGAGCTTCCGTCTGGTAAAATTACTGGTGCGAATACGGAGTTAACAGTAAAAACATTGGGTAAATTAACGAATGAGAAGGAGTTCAATGACCTGATCATTAAGAATGACGGCAATAATGTGATTCAATTGAAGGATGTTGGTTTTGCCGAAATGGGCCCTGAAAATGAGGAAACCCTTTTAAGAGAGTCTGGTAAACCTATGGTTGCTGTAGCTTTGATTCCTCAACCAGGCGCAAACTATCTCGATATTTCAAAAGAATTCGAGAAGCGTTTTGCAAGGTTAAAAAATGATATTCCTAAAGATATTAAACTGAATGTTTCTCTGGATAATACCAGGTTCATCAAGAATTCAGTGACTGAGGTAGCGGAAACGATTATCCTTTCACTGGTACTGGTTATATTAATTATCTATTTGTTTTTCAGAGATTGGGCAATTGCGATCAGGCCGCTGATTGACATTCCGGTATCACTGGTATTCACTTTCTTCATCATGTACATTTTTGGTTTCTCCATCAACGTACTGAGTTTACTGGCGATTGTCCTGGCTACCGGATTGGTGGTGGATGATGGGATTGTGGTTACAGAAAACATTTTCAAGAAGGTAGAGGAAGGATATTCGCCATTTGAAGCTGCAATTAAAGGATCTAATGAAATTTTCTTTGCCGTTATTTCCATTTCCATCACGCTTGCAGCAGTATTCTTACCGGTTGTATTTTTGCAGGGTTTTGTAGGCCGGTTGTTCCGGGAATTCGGGATTGTGATTGGTGCTGCGGTATTAATTTCCGCTTTTGTCTCCCTGACTTTAACCCCGATGCTGAATGCTTACCTGATGAAAAAAACAGGGCATAAGAAATCGAGGTTTTATGAATGGTCGGAGCCTTACTTTGTCATGCTGAATGAAAATTATGCTAAAAACCTGAATAAATTTCTGGATAAAAGGTGGCTGGCCATTCCAATCATTGTAGCTTGCGTAGGTCTGATTGTGTTATTCTGGAAGATTTTACCGAAAGAAACAGCTCCTTATGATGATAGAAGTGCAATCAATATGAGTATTACTACACCTGAGGGTGCATCTTACGATTATACGGATCGGTTCATCATGAAAATTGCCAAAATGGTAGAGGATTCTATTCCGGAAAAGAATGTGAATATTACCATTACATCTCCGAGTTTCGGAGGAAGCGGTGCTGTAAATAGTGGCTTTGTCAGAATGGGCCTGGTTGATCCTGAATTGCGTGGTCGTTCTCAGGAAGAGATTGCAGCACAGCTGACGCGGATCACCAGGAAATATACAGAAGGAAAAGTATTGGTTACCCAGCAACCGACCATCTCAGTAGGCCGTCGTGGTGGTTTACCGATCAGTTATATTATACAGGCCCAGAATTTTGATAAGCTGCGCGAAAAGGTACCTCAATTTATGGATGAGGTAAGTAAAGATCCTACTTTCACGGTTTCTGATGTCAACCTGAAATTCAATAAGCCGGAAATCAACCTGACCATAGACCGGGATAAGGCAAGAAACCTTGGCGTATCTGTTTCTGCGATTGCGCAAACGCTACAATTGGGCTTAAGTGGTCAGCGTTTTTCTTATTTCTTTATGAATGGAAAACAGTACCAGGTGATCGGCCAGTTTGACCGTGGCAACCGGAAAGACCCATTGGACTTAAGTTCTGTATATGTACGGAATGACAAAGGAGAACTGATACAGGTGGATAACCTGGTGAGTGCAAAAGAAGAAAGCAGCCCACCACAGCTCTATAGGAATAACCGCTTTACGGCAGCAACAGTCTCTGCTGGCCTGGCTCCGGGAAAAAGTATCGGGGATGGTATTGCGGCAATGGACAGAATCAGGGATAAAATTTTAGATGAAACTTTCTCGACTGACCTGAGCGGTGAATCGCGCGATTTCCAGGAGAGTTCTTCGAACACCATGTTTGCTTTCGGGCTGGCTTTATTATTGGTTTACCTGATTTTATCTGCGCAGTTTGAGAGTTTCAAAGATCCGATTATCATTATTATGACAGTACCTATGGCAGTAGCAGGGGCATTCCTTTCCTTATGGTTATTTGGCCAGAGCTGGAATATCTTCAGTCAGATTGGTACGATCATGCTGATTGGTCTGGTCACAAAAAATGGTATTCTGATCGTAGAGTTTGCGAATCAGCTGAAAGAGAATGGCAAAAGTGTACATGACGCGATCAGAGAGGCTTCTGTTTCCCGTTTAAGGCCGATTTTAATGACCAGTCTGGCCATCGCCATTGGTGCTTTACCTATTGCTATGGCATTGGGTGCGGCAGCAAAAAGCCGGATGGGTATGGGGATTGTCATTGTAGGTGGTACTACTTTCTCACTGGTTCTTACTTTATTTGTAATTCCTTCGATTTATTATTACTGGTCTAAGGAGCATAAAACAAACACTGATTTACAAGAGTCTTTAAAAGCAGCATTGGCTGAAGAAAATAGTCCTTCAGCATAA
- a CDS encoding efflux RND transporter periplasmic adaptor subunit: protein MKLKYVIYALIFLGIVYLIYHRISINKKLENSGMGTGAKNAGSSKGGKPQQMTVNGIVVQATSFANKLDITGTIEANESVALQSEVSGLVTGIFFKEGSNVTKGTLLVKINDRDIQAQLQEALTKQNLSSANENRAKQLLQKGAISQEEYDTALADLKSLKAQGQLIRAQLAKTSILAPFSGKIGLRSISTGEYITPTKIIANLLSTNPVKINFSVPEKYMAQIKVNSTITFRTDGSAQIYEGKVFALEPGINAQTRTLQVKALAANTNNELRPGSFAKVSLTLDKVDNAILIPNQAIIPVLRGKTVFISKNGKAKQIEVQSGTRTNENIVINSGLKIGDTVLTTGALSLKDGALVKVSVVK, encoded by the coding sequence ATGAAACTGAAATACGTCATTTACGCCCTTATTTTCCTTGGGATCGTTTATCTTATTTATCATAGGATATCTATCAACAAAAAACTTGAAAACTCGGGAATGGGTACAGGTGCAAAAAACGCTGGCTCTTCCAAAGGGGGGAAACCACAGCAGATGACCGTTAATGGCATCGTGGTTCAGGCCACTTCCTTCGCTAATAAACTGGACATCACCGGCACTATTGAAGCCAATGAGTCGGTTGCCCTGCAAAGCGAAGTTTCAGGATTAGTTACTGGTATCTTTTTTAAAGAAGGAAGTAATGTAACTAAAGGTACCCTGCTGGTAAAAATTAATGACCGCGATATTCAGGCTCAATTACAAGAAGCACTGACCAAACAAAATTTATCATCGGCCAATGAAAACCGGGCTAAACAGCTGCTGCAAAAAGGAGCCATCAGTCAGGAAGAGTATGACACTGCATTAGCTGATTTGAAATCTTTAAAAGCTCAAGGGCAGCTGATCCGGGCACAACTGGCAAAAACATCAATATTGGCGCCATTTAGTGGAAAAATTGGTCTTCGTTCTATTTCTACGGGTGAATACATCACTCCAACTAAAATCATTGCCAATTTACTGAGTACAAACCCGGTAAAAATAAACTTCTCTGTACCTGAAAAATACATGGCACAGATCAAGGTAAACTCAACGATTACTTTTCGCACCGATGGTTCGGCACAAATTTATGAGGGAAAAGTATTCGCTCTTGAACCTGGCATTAATGCACAAACCAGGACTTTACAAGTAAAAGCCCTGGCAGCAAATACAAATAATGAACTACGTCCTGGCTCTTTTGCTAAAGTGTCACTTACACTGGACAAGGTTGACAATGCGATATTAATTCCTAATCAGGCAATTATTCCTGTGTTAAGGGGCAAAACCGTATTTATCAGCAAAAATGGTAAAGCAAAACAAATAGAAGTACAATCAGGTACACGTACCAATGAAAATATAGTGATTAACTCCGGACTAAAAATCGGTGACACCGTTTTAACAACAGGTGCTCTTTCATTGAAAGATGGTGCCCTTGTCAAAGTATCAGTTGTAAAATAA
- a CDS encoding M61 family metallopeptidase has protein sequence MLYVLNLRQKNYNMLLKRIGIGLLMLIAPALVAKAQIKVNYEVSFKEPQAHYVHVNMQVDGLTKEYIDVKMPVWAPGSYLIREFSRNVEGFIATSGKTVLKTEKLKKNTWRVYTGKSSTIAIDYNVYAFEVSVRTPFIDATHAFISPTAIFMYPDNHLALSSTVKVIPFEGWGKVSTGLEPVKGQKFTYIAKNYDILFDSPIEVGNQEVFEFTAAGVKHEVAMYGGGNYNAERLKVDMAKVVEQATAIYGENPNKHYTFIVHNFQRGGGGLEHLNSTVLGASRNGYGTENGYKGFLSLVAHEYHHLWNVKRLRPVALGPFDYENENYTTDLWIAEGFTAYYENKLMLRAGLTTPEEFVATLTSSMSDVINTPGGYEQSAAMSSFDAWIKYYRPNENSNNSSISYYSKGEIVGMLMDLEIAHATQGKSSLDDVMKAMYEQCKTKGRGYTDAEFKAKAEQISGISLTDFWAKYVNGTDTVDYKKYLGFAGISVKDAGKKAAYLGVASRPAEGHVLITAISRNSAAWVDGLNVGDEVISIDDVTAAPSISSMAVVRTKKVGEVIRVRIIRDGIDQEIKVTLKASPNVDLVSSMDPASTASEKAVFKRWTGV, from the coding sequence ATGCTATATGTTCTAAATTTGCGTCAAAAGAATTATAATATGTTGTTGAAACGAATAGGGATAGGATTATTGATGTTAATTGCACCAGCTCTGGTAGCTAAAGCACAAATTAAAGTTAATTATGAAGTTAGTTTTAAAGAACCGCAAGCACACTATGTGCATGTAAATATGCAGGTAGATGGCTTAACTAAAGAATATATAGATGTTAAAATGCCTGTATGGGCACCAGGCTCTTACCTGATCAGAGAGTTTTCAAGAAATGTAGAAGGCTTTATAGCTACTTCAGGTAAAACAGTGCTTAAAACTGAAAAATTAAAGAAAAATACCTGGAGAGTTTATACCGGCAAATCCAGTACAATAGCGATCGATTATAATGTTTACGCTTTTGAAGTATCTGTGCGTACGCCATTTATTGATGCGACACATGCATTTATATCGCCAACAGCAATTTTTATGTATCCGGATAACCATCTAGCTTTATCCAGCACGGTTAAAGTTATTCCTTTTGAAGGATGGGGTAAGGTGTCTACAGGTTTAGAGCCGGTAAAAGGACAGAAATTCACTTATATCGCTAAGAACTATGATATCTTATTTGACAGTCCTATAGAAGTTGGGAACCAGGAAGTTTTTGAATTTACGGCTGCAGGTGTGAAACATGAAGTGGCGATGTACGGCGGTGGAAATTACAATGCGGAGCGTTTAAAAGTTGATATGGCTAAGGTTGTAGAACAAGCAACTGCGATTTACGGAGAAAATCCAAATAAGCACTATACGTTTATTGTGCATAATTTTCAAAGAGGCGGGGGTGGCTTAGAGCACCTAAATTCTACGGTATTAGGTGCTTCGAGAAATGGTTATGGTACTGAAAACGGCTATAAAGGCTTTTTAAGTCTGGTTGCCCATGAATATCATCACCTGTGGAATGTGAAAAGATTGCGTCCGGTTGCTTTAGGGCCATTTGACTATGAAAACGAAAACTATACTACGGATTTATGGATTGCTGAAGGGTTTACAGCATATTATGAAAATAAATTGATGTTGCGCGCTGGCTTGACTACGCCCGAAGAATTTGTTGCCACACTGACCAGTTCCATGTCTGATGTGATCAATACGCCGGGTGGTTATGAGCAGTCAGCTGCGATGTCAAGTTTTGATGCCTGGATAAAATATTACCGTCCAAATGAGAATTCAAATAACAGTAGTATTTCTTATTACAGTAAAGGGGAGATTGTAGGCATGCTGATGGATCTTGAAATTGCACATGCGACTCAGGGAAAATCAAGCCTGGATGACGTGATGAAAGCCATGTATGAGCAGTGCAAAACTAAAGGCAGGGGATATACTGATGCTGAATTCAAAGCTAAGGCTGAGCAAATCAGCGGAATCAGTTTGACAGACTTTTGGGCTAAGTATGTAAACGGTACAGATACAGTAGACTATAAAAAGTATTTAGGTTTTGCAGGGATCAGTGTGAAAGATGCTGGTAAAAAAGCTGCGTATCTGGGTGTTGCATCAAGACCAGCAGAAGGTCATGTACTCATTACCGCAATATCACGTAACTCTGCTGCATGGGTTGATGGCTTAAATGTTGGCGATGAAGTGATCAGTATTGATGACGTTACTGCTGCACCATCAATTTCCAGTATGGCAGTAGTGCGTACTAAAAAGGTTGGTGAGGTCATCCGTGTCAGAATCATCAGAGATGGGATTGATCAGGAAATTAAAGTCACTTTAAAAGCAAGCCCGAATGTGGACTTGGTTTCTTCAATGGATCCGGCAAGTACAGCCTCAGAGAAAGCAGTTTTTAAAAGGTGGACCGGGGTTTAA
- a CDS encoding AMP-dependent synthetase/ligase, whose product MPVTVTRVFDLLKYNLEKFPKDEFISGKSNGVWKKYSTQQFSTTADNLSKGLLQLGMGKGDRIAVMSHNRPEWNIADFAVNQFGGYHVPLYPTLAEHDIKFILENAGVSVLFVEDETLFKKVKPIGEAVNPDLKIYTFNEVPGANHWSLLIDAGAKSEGIELETYRAAVTPDDVLTLIYTSGTTGTPKGVMLTHNNLVQNFINSAVVVPQGLENALSFLPLSHIFERMIVYLYLYMGVAVYYAESMDTIVADIQSVKPNAFSTVPRLLEKVYDKIMEKGKALTGIKKGIFFWSVALAEQYDMKSGWFYNFKLGIARKLVFKKWQEALGGNIVVIVSGGAALNPRLARIFWAAGMPVFEGYGLTETSPVITVNHFDNAMFGTVGPVIDGVEVKIAADGEVLTRGHNVMKGYYKREDLTAEAIDKDGWFHTEDIGELVNGKFLKITDRKKEIFKTAGGKYVAPQMLENKYKESVLIDHIMVLGENRKFPSALIVPNFEALKSWCTKKGITYTTDHEMVQNTQVLEKYNQEIVNGSKDFGKWEQVKRFVLLTKAWSIEGGEFTPKLSLKRKIILEKNKELIEKMYKDAADYKSEKHE is encoded by the coding sequence ATGCCTGTAACTGTAACAAGAGTATTTGATTTACTTAAATACAACTTAGAGAAATTCCCAAAAGACGAGTTTATTAGTGGAAAGAGTAATGGGGTATGGAAAAAATATAGCACTCAGCAATTTTCAACTACTGCAGATAACCTGAGTAAAGGCTTACTGCAGCTGGGGATGGGTAAAGGTGATAGGATAGCTGTAATGTCCCACAACAGACCAGAATGGAATATTGCAGATTTTGCTGTAAACCAGTTTGGCGGATACCATGTGCCTTTGTATCCTACACTGGCTGAGCATGATATTAAGTTTATTCTGGAAAATGCAGGTGTAAGTGTATTGTTTGTTGAAGATGAAACATTATTCAAAAAGGTAAAGCCTATTGGTGAAGCTGTTAATCCAGACCTTAAGATTTATACTTTTAACGAAGTCCCAGGTGCAAATCACTGGAGTTTACTGATAGATGCAGGTGCAAAGAGTGAAGGAATTGAGCTGGAAACTTACCGTGCAGCTGTCACCCCTGATGATGTGCTGACTTTGATCTATACTTCTGGTACAACCGGAACGCCAAAAGGTGTTATGCTGACGCACAATAACCTGGTTCAGAATTTTATAAATTCTGCTGTTGTTGTTCCGCAGGGTTTGGAAAATGCACTCAGCTTTTTGCCGTTATCCCATATTTTTGAGCGGATGATTGTCTACCTCTATCTCTATATGGGGGTCGCTGTCTATTATGCGGAGAGTATGGATACTATTGTCGCGGATATCCAGTCCGTTAAACCAAATGCTTTTTCTACCGTTCCACGATTACTGGAAAAGGTTTATGATAAAATCATGGAAAAGGGGAAAGCGCTTACAGGGATTAAAAAAGGTATTTTCTTTTGGTCAGTTGCGCTTGCTGAACAATATGATATGAAAAGTGGCTGGTTTTACAACTTTAAACTGGGGATTGCCAGAAAACTGGTCTTTAAGAAATGGCAGGAAGCTTTGGGTGGAAATATCGTAGTGATTGTTTCTGGTGGTGCTGCATTAAACCCACGCCTGGCACGTATTTTCTGGGCAGCAGGAATGCCCGTTTTTGAAGGTTATGGCTTAACAGAAACTTCACCGGTGATTACAGTTAACCATTTCGACAATGCCATGTTTGGTACTGTCGGGCCTGTGATCGATGGGGTCGAAGTTAAGATTGCCGCTGATGGAGAAGTGCTGACCAGAGGTCATAACGTTATGAAAGGCTATTACAAACGGGAAGATCTGACTGCTGAAGCTATTGATAAAGACGGTTGGTTTCATACTGAAGATATTGGGGAACTGGTCAATGGAAAGTTTTTGAAAATTACTGACCGTAAAAAAGAAATTTTTAAAACTGCTGGTGGTAAATATGTTGCACCACAAATGTTGGAGAATAAATATAAAGAATCGGTATTGATTGACCATATTATGGTACTGGGTGAAAACCGTAAGTTTCCGTCTGCGTTAATTGTACCAAACTTTGAAGCCTTAAAATCATGGTGTACTAAAAAAGGGATTACCTATACTACTGATCATGAAATGGTTCAGAATACCCAGGTCCTTGAAAAATACAACCAGGAAATTGTTAACGGATCTAAAGATTTTGGTAAATGGGAGCAGGTAAAGCGCTTTGTACTACTTACTAAAGCATGGAGCATTGAAGGGGGTGAGTTTACGCCTAAGTTAAGTTTGAAGAGGAAAATTATCCTAGAGAAGAATAAAGAGTTAATTGAGAAAATGTATAAGGACGCAGCGGACTATAAATCTGAAAAACATGAATAG
- a CDS encoding OmpA family protein → MKQKLFKSLPVALAALLIGGAAQAQEAPVTNAAQQFSTWSIGVNAGVLTPTSPLGGHNDFSKNTSSFGYGLYVKKQFTPYFSLKLDGIRGKLKGDNSKSFNDGKGVAIVGGNSKFETELNYAASLSAEVNMFNIDLFRKQDALQLYVTGGAGLAGYKPKVTAGNVTTEYPKDVKELIIPVGLGARFKVSDKVNFNLGWSVYFVDGDNLDGTQRGGRHSDKFNYAHAGLEFALGKGKQLAFSNPVAASYDEAIQAKNIANSLKSDLDAQKSENAKLRTEMSDLLKDTDGDGVADKLDKCPNTPSGTVVDGAGCPLVAPAPVVTEKVIITEADRKVVKQAIKDLEFDLSKATIRSKSYASLNRVANLLVTKNFSLKLAGHTDNTGSADLNMRLSKDRAESVKAYLVSQGANASRIEATGYGKNQPIATNKTAAGRQKNRRVEFTLY, encoded by the coding sequence ATGAAACAAAAATTATTCAAAAGTTTGCCGGTAGCTTTAGCTGCCCTTTTAATTGGAGGTGCTGCACAAGCTCAGGAAGCTCCGGTTACTAATGCTGCTCAACAGTTCAGTACCTGGTCTATCGGTGTTAACGCTGGTGTTTTAACGCCAACTTCTCCACTTGGTGGCCACAATGATTTCTCTAAGAACACTTCTAGTTTTGGATATGGTCTTTACGTTAAAAAACAATTCACTCCATATTTCTCTTTGAAATTAGACGGAATCAGAGGTAAATTGAAAGGTGATAACTCTAAATCATTTAATGATGGAAAAGGTGTTGCTATTGTTGGTGGTAACTCTAAATTCGAAACTGAATTAAACTATGCGGCTAGTTTAAGCGCAGAAGTTAACATGTTTAACATTGACTTATTCAGAAAACAAGATGCATTACAATTATATGTAACAGGTGGTGCTGGTTTAGCTGGTTACAAACCAAAAGTTACTGCTGGTAATGTAACTACTGAATATCCAAAAGATGTTAAAGAATTAATCATCCCTGTAGGATTAGGTGCTAGATTTAAAGTTTCTGATAAAGTTAACTTTAACTTAGGATGGTCTGTTTACTTTGTTGATGGTGATAACTTAGACGGAACTCAACGTGGTGGCCGTCACAGTGATAAATTCAACTATGCTCACGCTGGTTTAGAGTTTGCATTGGGTAAAGGAAAGCAATTAGCTTTCAGCAATCCAGTTGCTGCTTCTTATGATGAAGCTATTCAAGCTAAAAACATTGCAAATTCTTTAAAAAGCGATTTAGATGCTCAAAAATCTGAAAATGCTAAATTAAGAACTGAAATGAGCGATTTATTAAAAGATACTGACGGTGACGGTGTTGCTGACAAATTGGATAAATGTCCTAACACTCCATCAGGAACTGTTGTTGATGGTGCTGGATGTCCATTAGTTGCGCCTGCTCCAGTTGTTACTGAAAAAGTAATCATCACTGAAGCTGATCGTAAAGTTGTTAAACAAGCAATTAAAGACTTAGAATTTGATTTGTCTAAAGCGACTATCAGATCTAAATCATATGCTTCTTTAAACCGTGTTGCTAACCTTTTAGTAACTAAAAACTTTAGCTTGAAATTAGCTGGTCATACTGATAACACAGGTTCAGCTGATTTGAACATGAGATTATCTAAAGACAGAGCTGAGTCAGTTAAAGCTTACTTAGTTTCTCAAGGTGCTAATGCATCTAGAATCGAAGCTACTGGTTACGGTAAAAACCAACCAATTGCAACGAACAAAACTGCAGCTGGTCGTCAGAAAAACAGAAGAGTAGAATTTACTTTATACTAG
- a CDS encoding MarR family winged helix-turn-helix transcriptional regulator → MKQQETIDYLLKVVWQNMSNTYNQIASEFGITQAIGYVLINIDKDGTAVSQLAGLLGVKATSLSRMLNNMEESGLIYREASSGDKRSVKVFLTDFGREKRQVAKSVVRSFNEYLNDHLTVPEKNGLVQSLQKLNKLTLGYTVTTGNDEQKDK, encoded by the coding sequence ATGAAACAACAGGAAACAATAGATTATTTATTGAAAGTGGTTTGGCAGAACATGTCAAATACTTATAACCAGATCGCATCTGAATTTGGAATCACGCAAGCTATTGGTTATGTGTTGATTAATATCGATAAAGATGGAACGGCAGTCTCACAGCTTGCAGGACTGCTTGGAGTGAAGGCGACCAGCTTGTCCAGAATGCTAAACAATATGGAGGAATCCGGGTTGATATACAGGGAGGCCTCTTCTGGAGATAAAAGATCCGTAAAAGTCTTTCTGACAGACTTCGGCCGGGAAAAGCGGCAAGTGGCAAAAAGCGTTGTCCGCTCTTTCAATGAATACCTGAATGATCATTTGACTGTACCAGAAAAGAACGGCCTGGTACAAAGCTTACAGAAATTAAATAAACTCACTTTAGGATATACAGTAACTACAGGAAATGATGAACAAAAAGATAAATAA